In the Daphnia pulicaria isolate SC F1-1A chromosome 2, SC_F0-13Bv2, whole genome shotgun sequence genome, one interval contains:
- the LOC124327468 gene encoding uncharacterized protein LOC124327468 gives MAKSTVNFPVILFKCTDEKLIITTMRSFFKPSLSLDNMDLIDCISLLDSWIQSKKVIVFRWTSEDDDKTPYDFTDYSIPENCDGSKFVMKTGLILYHCDDLSKIALERDKLIMENIEKTGTRFTSKAKRSLCYPTMVPRPAGYTLDD, from the exons ATGGCAAAGTCAACAGTCAATTTCCCAGTCATTCTTTTTAAGTGTACTGATGAGAAACTTATCATCACTACAATGCGCAGCTTCTTCAAGCCTAGTCTTAGTCTAGATAACATGGATTTGATCGACTGCATCTCTTTGTTGGATTCATGGATCCAAAGTAAAAAGGTCATCGTATTCAG ATGGACTAGTGAGGATGATGATAAAACCCCTTATGATTTCACCGATTATTCAATTCCAGAGAATTGTGATGGAAGTAAATTTGTAATGAAGACTGGCCTAATTCTCTATCACTGTG ATGATCTTTCCAAAATTGCATTGGAAAGAGACAAACTTATCatggaaaatattgaaaagacTGGAACAAGGTTTACTTCAAAGGCAAAGCGTTCCCTTTGTTATCCAACAATGGTTCCAAGACCTGCTGGTTATACCCTTGATGATTAA